In the Kribbella sp. NBC_00482 genome, one interval contains:
- a CDS encoding carbohydrate ABC transporter permease, which produces MTVVDLPARTHPDERTIADGNDQRKRRRRREYGLFALLVAPNLLVIAVFAYWPIIYNAFLSLTDWNMIAARPKFVGLANYGRTLTDPAFHKTLWITVVFTGLIVAGSLVIGLALAFLFNLPLKGRGAVRTIAFAPHILSGAAVATIWAFIFDPGYGLMRALIEPFGAEPPDWMNNSDWALPGLVIVYLWKNVGFAALIYLAGLQGLPKELDEAAAIDGASTWTRFRSIKLPLLAPITFFLLITTVIGTFQAFDVIAVMTGGGPGDATTTLSWSIYNEGFQAFNAGRAATLSIIMFVILLVVTTVQARVMERRVHYR; this is translated from the coding sequence GTGACGGTAGTAGACCTGCCGGCCCGGACTCATCCGGACGAACGAACAATTGCTGACGGCAATGATCAGCGGAAGCGCCGGAGACGGCGCGAGTACGGGCTGTTCGCGTTGCTGGTCGCGCCGAACCTGTTGGTGATCGCGGTCTTCGCGTACTGGCCGATCATCTACAACGCGTTCCTCAGCCTGACCGACTGGAACATGATCGCGGCCCGCCCGAAGTTCGTGGGTCTGGCCAACTACGGTCGGACACTGACCGACCCCGCGTTCCACAAGACGCTGTGGATCACGGTCGTGTTCACCGGGCTGATCGTGGCCGGCAGCCTGGTGATCGGGCTCGCGCTGGCGTTCCTGTTCAACCTGCCGCTGAAGGGCCGCGGCGCGGTCCGGACGATCGCCTTCGCGCCGCACATCCTGTCCGGCGCCGCGGTCGCGACCATCTGGGCGTTCATCTTCGACCCCGGGTACGGCCTGATGCGGGCGCTGATCGAACCGTTCGGCGCCGAGCCGCCGGACTGGATGAACAACTCCGACTGGGCCCTGCCCGGGCTCGTCATCGTCTACCTGTGGAAGAACGTCGGGTTCGCCGCGCTGATCTACCTGGCCGGCCTGCAGGGCCTGCCGAAGGAGCTCGACGAGGCCGCCGCGATCGACGGCGCGTCGACCTGGACGCGGTTCCGCTCGATCAAGCTCCCGTTGCTTGCCCCGATCACCTTCTTCCTGCTGATCACCACGGTGATCGGCACCTTCCAGGCGTTCGACGTGATCGCGGTGATGACCGGTGGCGGCCCTGGTGATGCCACCACCACGCTGAGCTGGTCGATCTACAACGAAGGCTTCCAGGCGTTCAACGCGGGCCGCGCGGCGACGCTGTCGATCATCATGTTCGTCATCCTGCTGGTCGTCACCACCGTGCAGGCCCGAGTGATGGAAAGGCGGGTGCACTACCGATGA